From Desulfurispira natronophila, a single genomic window includes:
- the nuoE gene encoding NADH-quinone oxidoreductase subunit NuoE yields the protein MSAEERKAIRADKPFAFSEETERKFQQLLTRYPKDQKKSLNLPCLWLAQRQEGWVSAEAMEYIAERLEIPVTDVYEVATFYTMYHLHPIGKYHIQLCRTLSCELRGKEEILKHISKKLGIKPGQTTADGRFTLSQVECLAACGGGPMMQLNDDYHENLTPERVDQILDQLP from the coding sequence ATGAGTGCAGAAGAACGAAAAGCCATACGGGCCGATAAGCCCTTTGCCTTTAGTGAAGAGACTGAAAGAAAATTCCAGCAGCTCCTTACGCGCTACCCAAAGGACCAGAAAAAATCTCTTAACCTCCCCTGCCTGTGGCTTGCCCAACGGCAGGAAGGATGGGTCAGCGCCGAGGCCATGGAGTATATTGCCGAGCGTCTGGAAATTCCTGTTACCGATGTCTACGAAGTGGCAACATTCTACACAATGTACCACCTTCACCCTATCGGGAAGTATCATATTCAGTTGTGCCGCACCCTCTCCTGTGAACTGCGGGGTAAAGAGGAAATTTTGAAGCACATTAGCAAAAAGCTTGGTATCAAGCCGGGGCAGACCACTGCTGATGGGCGATTTACCCTGAGTCAGGTGGAGTGTCTGGCAGCCTGCGGTGGTGGGCCCATGATGCAGCTTAATGACGACTACCACGAGAATCTCACCCCTGAGCGGGTGGACCAGATTCTGGACCAGTTGCCGTGA
- the nuoF gene encoding NADH-quinone oxidoreductase subunit NuoF, protein MTAAVELKEVKVLSAKYHLKDSFTLEVARQHGGYSQIDKAFGMEPGDIVEEVKNSGLRGRGGAGFPAGMKWSFLPKDNDKPVYLAVNSDESEPGTFKDRQIIEKDPHMLIEGIIITCYAIKAHDAYIYIRGEYVAQARMLQNAIDEAYEAGLLGENACGKGYRVDVTVHSGAGAYVCGEEMALLESIEGKKGQPRVKPPFPALVGLYDAPTIINNVQTIASVPYIIEHGAEGYRKFGTEKSAGTFLFGISGHVEKPGVYEVEMGVSMQEFIDKLAGGVWKGRKLKAVIPGGSSCPVLNAEDVAKCTLDYESLMENGSMLGSGGMIVSDDQTCMVRNLKNLLYFYQHESCGQCTPCREGLGWMYKVVADIEDGKGKMEDLDLLLSIADNVEGKTVCVLSGAAAMPCRSHILKFREEFEEHIKLGKCPFPK, encoded by the coding sequence ATGACAGCAGCAGTAGAACTGAAAGAAGTAAAAGTCCTGAGCGCCAAGTACCATCTCAAGGACTCCTTCACCCTGGAAGTTGCCCGCCAACATGGTGGCTACTCCCAAATAGACAAGGCCTTTGGTATGGAGCCTGGGGATATTGTCGAGGAAGTCAAAAACAGCGGCCTGCGCGGGCGCGGTGGAGCTGGTTTTCCTGCAGGGATGAAGTGGAGCTTTTTGCCCAAGGATAACGACAAGCCGGTTTACCTGGCAGTAAACTCCGATGAGTCAGAGCCAGGGACATTCAAGGATCGCCAGATTATTGAAAAAGACCCTCACATGCTGATTGAGGGAATAATTATTACCTGCTACGCCATCAAGGCTCACGATGCGTATATTTACATTCGTGGTGAGTATGTGGCTCAGGCTCGCATGCTTCAAAATGCCATTGACGAGGCCTATGAAGCTGGCTTGCTGGGTGAGAATGCTTGTGGCAAGGGTTACCGGGTAGACGTCACGGTTCACAGCGGTGCCGGTGCCTACGTATGTGGCGAGGAAATGGCTCTTTTGGAGTCCATTGAGGGTAAAAAAGGCCAGCCTCGCGTTAAACCACCCTTCCCTGCCCTGGTTGGTCTTTACGATGCTCCTACCATCATCAACAACGTCCAGACCATAGCATCCGTGCCATATATTATTGAACACGGTGCCGAAGGTTATCGCAAATTTGGAACAGAAAAGAGTGCGGGCACCTTCCTTTTTGGCATCAGCGGTCATGTGGAAAAACCAGGTGTGTACGAAGTGGAGATGGGAGTCTCCATGCAGGAGTTCATCGATAAGTTAGCCGGTGGAGTGTGGAAGGGCCGCAAGCTCAAGGCGGTTATACCTGGAGGTTCCTCCTGCCCGGTACTTAATGCCGAAGATGTGGCCAAGTGTACTCTCGATTACGAATCACTTATGGAAAATGGTAGCATGCTTGGTTCCGGTGGCATGATTGTCTCTGATGATCAAACTTGCATGGTGCGCAATCTGAAAAACTTGCTGTACTTTTACCAGCATGAATCCTGTGGTCAGTGCACACCCTGTCGTGAAGGACTGGGCTGGATGTACAAGGTGGTCGCCGACATAGAAGACGGGAAAGGCAAAATGGAAGATCTCGATCTGCTTCTCAGTATTGCGGATAATGTGGAAGGCAAGACAGTATGCGTCCTTTCAGGTGCCGCTGCTATGCCATGTCGAAGCCATATCCTCAAGTTTCGTGAAGAGTTCGAAGAACATATCAAACTGGGCAAGTGCCCCTTTCCCAAGTGA